The Clavelina lepadiformis chromosome 3, kaClaLepa1.1, whole genome shotgun sequence region TTGAGATTCCTTGGGACAAGCTCAATAAAAATTAGGACGTCGAAGTAAAATCATATTAGAGAGATGTATTTGCAATGAAAGGAGAGATAGCATTGTATCCAGCCTGTGGATTATGGATCAGAATAATCTGACCCTACATTAGCAATATCAGCTCTGTAAAGATTTAAGATTAAATAACCTATAGAAAAGCCTTTTATGCTTATTCAACGGTACTCACCTTAACAGCATTAGCCTGTGGAACAGGATATTGTAGATGTGGTTGATAAGCCCCGTTAACAATGTATGTTTTTCCTGTGGAGTCTGTTACAACAGTGGGCGAAACCATACCACCTTGTGGCAACATCTGTGTCCCATTCAGTCCAGCAACATAGTTGTGAGGTAGATATACAAGTTTCGATCCTTGTGTACCTTGCACAGAAGGCTGCAAACCGGCAGGTGTCATCACATACTGTGGCTGTGTGGGAGCAATCTATGAATATTTTGTATTGTCAAGACTTTAAGGGAAAAGGCTTTTCTAATGCATGACTTCACTGCGATAGGCATTACACCACGAATCACACATAATAGATAAACAATATACCGGAGTGGACTGTTGTGGAACAGCTTGCTGCAAGTATGCCCCTGCATAAACTCCTCCAACCCAAGATGTTTGCAAAGAAGGTTGAACTGGCACTGGCGTGGGCTATTATAACAGGCAAAAAGTTAAACTAAAACAGCAAAGCAACGAGACTAACATCAATTTTAGGCTAAGCAAAATTACTATGGTATTTGCTCCAGCAGAAGCAATGGTTGCGGTTGAGCAGGTGAGGGATGCTGTAgtgacaaaaacttttctaGATATTTCAGTATTTGGTGCTGCTGTAACTATAGTAATAAACTTTGTCATACTTAATAACtcattatttattaaatagaaaatcaaagaataaatcTACAACTGTGAGCAACTAATTTACGACTGCATACACATCACTGCTTAAGCATCAACATATCAAACCTGAATCATTTCCACTTTCTGCCTCCTCATTAGTAGCAGTAGCTTGTGAAGGCACTGATTTATCTAGGTCCTTACTCTGCTCAACAGCTGGCGGTTGTGTCAATGGTGTTGCTACTTTTGTCTGCTGAAATGCCACATTCGCGGCCGTGGCAGAAGCAgatggtggtggtggtggaaCAGTAGCTACATGAATTCCACCTGCAGAACATAATAACCAGCTAATGAGTGTTGGAAAATAAGAATTATTGTTACTATTAACTGCTTCACTAAATACCAATAGGACTTTTCAATATGTAAGATAGATGTACATAATggtgaaataaacaaaacagtaGGTGACATAATTAATGATTCAGACAATATAACCAtcaaatatatactgtatatgccAGCCCAGCGTATAAGCTCACTGCCGCTTTTTGGCTCCAAAATATTGCTTTTAGCCTATACTTGCCATATAAGCCTATGTCACCCATTCCTTTACCAATAGAATAATTGCACCACGCACTATGAATTTTTAGTCTATGACGATCATTCGCTACTGCGACGCCACAACTTCATAACAAAGCATTGTGCTTTTGAACGAAAGATGTCTATAATGTAATCGTAATCAACGGCAACATGACAGTCTGCAAAATTACTCATTCGGTTGATTTGCAATggctatatatttttttaatatgctgttaaatgaatttaaactATTCAAGggcgtgacgcgacacctgatcgaaagacactttatcgaacgacacttaatcgaacgacactttatcgaaagacacttaatcgaacgacacctgatcgaaacgacacctgatcgaaacgacagttgatcgaacgacactttatcgaaccgaaagttgatcaaacgacactttatcgaaccgacagttaatcaaaacgacagttgatcgaacgacactttatcgaaccgacagttccagcaagatttttgcgtgtttctcaaacattgaaacaatgagtcattgtgatgttcagctatctgtccatgtttgtttgataaagttggattttgtaatttttgagatattgtgatatttatataattttgctctctctccgcattgaagcgtattactcatttacgcaccaataacttgactaactattctttttcgttctcttttcacagcgggggcgcggcgtaacaagaagaatttatagaaatgtgtctaGAAactagaaatacctaatttacactaaattcactttctttagttttacaattatgatgtatacaggaagccagatgatgtttctactaacctgtaataatctcatcagtctacgacgcatagttttctagtaattaacgattgcaaatgtgtgtgcggggttggccacacctagtttttttagtaaactcgcgagcctggttaggatagggttaaaagatccacaatttatcgaaacaactgacgatatgcactgttaaaagcacgacaactgacgaagtgcacatttcaatcgcattcatttaattacaagttgtgtgcaattgctcgaagataactttttatgtccatattcgttgagtcataattttcgactgtgctcttcagccgttggttgacagcgtcgtagcgcttcttccgaggtgggccatcgattccagcactcaattgctcaattaacatttcgttggaaccttgttcctgcttaatttttttgacgagtctgcgaagtgtcggatgggatattgagacacgcttgctgaacgcattgtgccatccttcaatgctattattcgttcgtggaaggtcatcttgaacccggtggaagacattccaaTATCATTATTAATATCATATTCCATTCCAATTCCAAATAGGCGCcggaaatgcgtgatcttagcttgcttttcgtgaatttcattgttgaaaatatttgttcacatgtgtacgtgctaccaagcatcgaagccatttattttgcgctgtcggtcaagctgggataaagaccactttcaagaagctactttgtgtaaaagtcaggcagcgacatgccccttgctataaaattttgccttcaattccttactctttgtatctataatgactagtctagtctactgtacagacaatctcgtacttagtaattctcgtgcgtattcttgtgatatcttattaatatgtgggcgggccggccgccatgcgaaatcgaacactttatgatacaaatataaaatatagatataaaatataaatcgtcaactttatgatatatacatcacaattcattaatgcacaccattacaaagaccgcacatcacaatggctcattgtttcaatgtttgagaaacacgcaaaaatcttgcttgaactgtcggttcgataaagtgtcgttcgatcaactgtcgttttgattaactgtcggttcgataaagtgtcgttcgatcagctgtcggttcgataaagtgtcgttcgatcaactgtcggctcgattaactgtcgttcgataaagtgtctttcgatcagctgtcgtttcgatcaggtgtcgttcgataaagtgtctttcgataaagtgtctttcgataaggtgtcataGTACCATTCAAGGGAGGCTTTCAATCAAGAAAATACGATAATCGCAAATAATCACAACCAGGACAGCCAAATGAATTCATGCGGTAAAGCAAAAAGGCGATAATGTAGGCGCAATTGAGAACTATCTTGATGCATTGCTTGTTTAGCGTGGACGAGGAAAGAATGTAAGTTTGCTACAATAGCAGTTACTGCTTTGATGTGGTCAGAGCGAAACTCATTAGGTAACATTTTATATTCGGCATATAAGCCCAATGCTATTTTTTGAGATTATTTAGGTATGTTCATAAGTGAGTCTATTCAACGGCATGTACGGTACTGTTGCTAAATGAGAAAACTTGGGCTTGCAGGTTCTCCACATAACATTCACTATAAAAAGAATCGTAAAACTTTTCCCAGTCCTGAAAtactttaaaataactttgccACATAACATCCT contains the following coding sequences:
- the LOC143449181 gene encoding uncharacterized protein LOC143449181 codes for the protein MNPQPYYQYQMAVPGVQGVPTHPQNGTYLTSLTSGGIHVATVPPPPPSASATAANVAFQQTKVATPLTQPPAVEQSKDLDKSVPSQATATNEEAESGNDSVTAAPNTEISRKVFVTTASLTCSTATIASAGANTIPTPVPVQPSLQTSWVGGVYAGAYLQQAVPQQSTPIAPTQPQYVMTPAGLQPSVQGTQGSKLVYLPHNYVAGLNGTQMLPQGGMVSPTVVTDSTGKTYIVNGAYQPHLQYPVPQANAVKPAASTPQYILTSPQLYGSMQPHASAAALQPMYGRMPGATANPQSLAALGAVSGVQHPGVTTPTPQVYYYY